One genomic window of Struthio camelus isolate bStrCam1 chromosome 1, bStrCam1.hap1, whole genome shotgun sequence includes the following:
- the WASHC1 gene encoding WASH complex subunit 1 isoform X3 → MGLRSVTGYLLYKKRISQRVEASRTQLQTISERVTLAQAKIEKIKGSKKAIKVFSSAKYPAPERLQEYSSIFAGAEDPAKQKWPRHKIQSKHRMLDEKSLQEKLKYFPVCVSTKIHQEDDAEEGLGSLPRNISSLSSLLLFNTTENLYKKYVFLDPLAGAVTKTHVALETETEEKLFDAPLSITKRGQLDRQVAENYFYVPDLGQVPEIDVPSYLPDLPGIAADLMYSADLGPGIAPSAPSSAIPELPTFNTESVEPLQPDLQDAGLLPPPPPPPPPPPPVMPTTVPPPPPLPQPTAPSEPAQPASEENSKAVPAALVQGAPKEVVNPSTGRASLLESIRQAGGIGKANLRSVKERKLEKKKQKEQEQVRATGQGGDLMSDLFNKLVLRRKGISGKGPGASGNPDAPGSPAGAFARMSDSIPPLPPPQQPPGEEDEDDWES, encoded by the exons ATGGGCCTAAGAAGCGTAACAGGATACTTGTTGTACAAGAAAAG GATCTCTCAGCGGGTGGAGGCCAGCCGGACACAGCTTCAGACAATCAGTGAGAGAGTCACGCTTGCCCAAGCAAAGATTGAGAAGATAAAGGGCAGCAAGAAGGCTATTAAG GTATTTTCCAGTGCCAAGTATCCTGCCCCAGAACGGCTGCAGGAGTATAGCTCGATTTTTGCTGGCGCAGAAGACCCAGCTAAACAGAAATGGCCAAGACATAAGATTCAGAGCAAACATCGAATGCTGGATGAGAAATCTCTGCAG GAGAAGCTCAAGTACTTCCCCGTCTGTGTGAGCACCAAAATTCACCAGGAGGATGATGCAGAAGAAGGTCTCGGCAGCCTCCCCAGGAACATCAgctccctcagctccctgctgctcttcaaCACTACGGAGAACCT GTACAAGAAGTATGTCTTCCTGGATCCTCTGGCTGGAGCAGTGACCAAGACCCATGTAGCTCTGGAaacagagacagaagagaaactCTTTGATGCTCCTCTCTCCATCACCAAAAGGGGACAGCTGGACCGGCAG GTAGCTGAAAACTACTTCTATGTGCCAGATTTGGGCCAGGTGCCTGAGATTGATGTGCCATCCTACCTGCCAGACCTGCCTGGCATTGCTGCAGATCTCATGTACAGCGCTGATCTGGGACCTGGCATTGCACCGTCTGCCCCAAGCAGTGCTATTCCAGAGTTGCCCACCTTCAACACCGAGTCAGTGGAGCCTTTGCAACCAG aCCTTCAAGATGCTGGGCTATTGCCGCCTCCCCCACCGCCGCCTCCCCCACCGCCTCCTGTTATGCCAACTACTGTGCCTCCTCCAccacccctgccccagcccacagcgcctTCTGAACCAGCCCAGCCAGCGAGTGAGGAGAACAGCAAGGCAGTGCCTGCAG CTCTGGTCCAAGGAGCCCCAAAGGAGGTGGTGAACCCCTCTACTGGGCGTGCCAGTCTCTTGGAGTCCATTCGCCAGGCTGGTGGCATCGGGAAGGCCAACCTCCGCAGTGTCAAGGAGAGGAAGCTggagaagaagaagcagaaggaacAAGAACAAG tGAGAGCTACGGGACAAGGTGGAGACTTGATGTCAGACCTCTTCAACAAACTGGTGCTGAGGCGCAAAG GTATTTCAGGGAAAGGGCCAGGAGCCTCAGGAAATCCCGATGCTCCTGGAAGTCCTGCTGGTGCCTTTGCTCGTATGTCAGACTCAATACCACCCCTTCCacccccacagcagcccccgggTGAGGAAGATGAGGATGACTGGGAGTCATAG